The window ACAGCAAGGTTCTCACTGAGCCATCCCTGGTCAATACCAGAGATACAATAACAGAGCCTCCAACCTGCTCTCAGATAAGAGGCATGCTTCAGTCTAAAGCAAAAGCCCAAAGCAAAAGCTCCATATCCCGCGTGTTTTCCCTAAACCACCACTCCATCCTGGCTGACACCTCACTTTCTCAGTGACTTGACATACCAGATAAGCCTAGTGTTCTATGCTTAAAACACGCTGCAGAGCCAAACACTTGCCTAGCCCCCAACCCCTTGTTGCCTCCAAGGGAGTCACATCAGAAGCTATGCATGACAGTACACGTATTGTCACAGCCTTTCAACCCAGAACCTGGCTGGACCACTAGCTCTAGCATTTGCACCAGAGATCTGCTCAAATGCCTCTGACCCTTTACAGGCATATGGGCATACCAGTCAACAACTGTAATTCAGCAAAGAATGGTAGGAAGAAAACCATCCTTAGCTACACCATACTAGTAGGGCCTGGCCCGGACTGGAGTCCGCAAGTGGAAAAGCAGTATGGGGAGCCATGGAAGCAAACAGACAGGTTCTGGGCCAGAGAGATTAAACACGGCTCAGGTCACAGGTAAAAACAGCTTGCTGGTAATCACATAGTCCTGCATGTCTCTTGTCCATATCACAAAGTGATGACAATATTTACAGTGGCTATTCAAAAGGCTGAGGGACAGAATAGTAGGAGGAGGGGGCTACAGGTTAGGGGTAATGAGCATCAGCAACATTGTGGATATGAGCTGGGATCCAGGCTGGCAGAAAAGGGCAGAGACAAAACTCTCTAAGGAGAGTTTGCATCTTCCTAATGTACCCAGCCTTTGCCTTCACGGCcagtctctgtctcttccaagaaATGAATTCAGCAGCCTCCAAACAAAGGAGGATGCCCAGAGGCAGAAAGGCTTTTACACTTGACACTGCAACAGTATGTTTCTTAGAGCCCCTTTCCACCCCTGCTGTGCCAATGCAGCTAATGACCCAAATCCCCTGCTCTGCTGGTAAAGGCTGACCTCACATGCCCTCCGGGAGAGAGAGCACTGACAGGCTTTTCCCTTTTGCACTAGTCAGCTGCCTTCAGAGCAACAGCTGTGTGGACCAAGCACTGAGCTAAGGTGGAGCAAGGGCCTGCAAAGGGTCTTCTTGGGGGCCTCAGAGATAACAACATCAGAAATGCTTCTTTGCATTCAGAAATGCTCCTCTGCATGCTCCTAGCTTCTGTATTCTGCCACTAGCAGGGTCAGCGCCACTGACAAACGGATTCTCCTCTTAGCCTTGAACAGGGAAGAGAAGTTCATTTTTCAATCCTGTGTGGCATAATGCTGGGCACAAGGATGAAGAGAAAAGTGAGAGGTGAACCCTCCTGATTTGACACTCTCCAAGGTCTCCATCTCCTGGGATAGGATGCTCTTTCTCTGGATGAGCTGGAGCTGGGACATGGGAGGGGTCATGCTGGCTGACTTGCACCCTCCACCCTGGTGTGCCAGCTTGCAAGGTGGGCCCTCACCTCCATCGTGACGTTGTACACATCCACAGGGACACATTCTAGGCCCTCATCGCCgcagcaacctgcacatctcATCAGAGGCACACAGGATGGCTTGAATATGTACTCCACCTCATCGGGGTACTCCTGGAAAATGTCCACCAGGGTCTCAATTGTCCTGCAGAAGCTGCGCTCGTAGACTTCCAGGAATTTGATAACTACAAGGAGGAATGGAGGGAAGAAGTTAATGCCAACTCAGCTCAAGAATACCCAGTGCTTCACCCCACAAAAAGAACAAGACGGTTGCAACACATCTACCCTATGCTCCTCACTAAGAGTCTTGCAGGCCTAAGTCCTTTGTCTCTGCCttccgcacacacacacacacacaaatcaggcAGGGAAGAGGGGACAAGCTCCTCCTACTGCTACTTCATGGCAGAGACAATGTAGGCAGGAGAGCCTCACTACTTGGACTGACCCTCCCTGACACCATGATGCATCCCATAGGTACCTCCTGCCCAAACCCCGTCCCCTGCTATCCCCCATGCTCTCAGACATGCTGCCATTAAGCATATTAGCTCAGCCAAAAAGCACCTGAGGCTGCTGCACACAACTTGGGCTCTAGATTAAGGCCCTTCACTGGTTTGTCTTTCACCCCCTTTCCAAACAGCCAGTTGCTGACCCAATGGGTTTTAGAAGGCAGGGGTATAAACTAGAGGCAGAAGCATCCTTTCTACAGACCTTGGCACAGAGGCACTCCTGAGAACAACCAGATGGTTCTGAATGACGAATCCACATTTTCACCCTTCCCCTCAGCTACATCTCCTACTCACGCAGATTATCCACCTCAATACGCCACCTTCAGAACCACGACAGCACCTGTTACAAGTCACAGCCTCTGTGTCTCTGCACTGACCACTTTCCCAGACCAAGGAATCAAGCCATCCACTGAAAGATTCAAAGCAAGCCCACAGCACCCCCAGGATTAACTAGACCACATAAAGTTGACTACTGAACCACAATGAGGCAGTGTGGGAGGGGGAACAGGGTGGATCTGCCTTTATTCCCTGCCTTCCCTCCGAATGGAGCAAACACTAAGTGCTTGAGATCTGCAATGATTTCACAAGCATTTCTCAATGTCTCCCAGTCTCTTGCCAAAGCTTCATCTTGCTGCTTGGTCAAGGGTTGGAGAGATTTAAAGAGATGAGAGATAGGATAGATAAGTATACACGCACAAAATCCAGCTGCTAGTACAGTTCTGCAAACAGCGAGTACCTGGAGCCCGCCAGGCCTCCTAGCTCTACCAGCATGCAGGCAAGGAAGATGCCTCAAATGGAGCAGATGATAAGTGTACGTACAAAGAGATAGTGCCTGCCCCATGCTGTTAGGCATTGTAATGATCCACCTGTACAGTATGCAGAGTCCTACAGCACCAAGGTTGATAACTCTGTGTGATAAGCACAAACTGCTTGCATCATGGAAAAAAATGGGCTCCAGTAAGCGTTTCTAGAGTGCCCTGAACTTGTGACAAACTGGCATAAAGGTTACTTTGCCACAAAAATGCAAAAGCTGCAGGGCTTGGAGCTCACAGCCCGCAGTTAATTGTTGAAAGTTAATTCTAGGTCAAGCAGAGCTGACAGTGCCACAGTACTGAGAGAGCACGTACAAGAGGGGAGGAGCTCCCATCCAGTGAGTTTGAAGTGTCAGAAAGCGTGAGCAGCTATTAAAAGAGAAAGTGGCTTATGAAAGGGAAATGCAGCCTAGCAGGCATGGACTTCTTGTTGGTATTCCTAGTCTAAAAGACAGCATGTCCCTGTTCCttgtcccttcctcttccctcctcccctaaCTGCAGTATGTCTCCTGTCTCTCCTCCTGTCTTGTCTGTGCTACCTTCTTCTTCCTGTTCCCCTTCAGAGTGACCTTAGTCACTGCCTATGTTCCAACAAGTTGAACAATTTAATATGTGGGAAATTCTGCAGTCACAATGACAGCCACAGATCAGCACTGTTGATTATTCACACTGTGCCAACAGAAAGGATCTGGGTACTCTGGCAATAAAGGCACAGTTCTGGATAAAAATGCTCACAGACCCATGGTGAggggacagaaggaagagaagagggagggaaagcaacTGTTACCTGTGCAAATCAAAGGCTGCTCCCTGAATTAGTCTGGGGCATAAGGAGGCAGAAACTGAGCAGAAAACTGAAGTGAAACTGATTCAGTTCTACTATGCTTTCCAACGGTTTGCACTGCATGAGCAGCTGGATTATACCAGTGAATCTGGACTACAGACTGACCACAAAACAGCACATTCAATTTCTTTTGCAGAGTCTTTACTTTCACGGCTGTGCCCTGATGACTATACTTGAGATCTGGGAGAGCTGACAGGACCAAATGCTTCCCATAAAGAATCCGGGAGTTTTTGCCTTTACTTAATGTATGATGATTTTCCAAAGTCTGAATCAGCCTCTGTAAAGGAAAAGGGGAATCTTCATCCAGCTGCCAATCAGAATGTCCTGCCATGAAAGTCCCCTTGGCTGGATTTCACTGGACATAGAGCATTCAACACACACACTATTCAATGCTCCATAGTTAATCTGCACAATTGGTACCCAAACCTGAGCATGTGACTGAGGTAGAGTCATTCCCACAACAGAGCCCTGCCCTTGCTACTGTATCAACATTTACACCTAGATATCTGGAGTCATATCCCACACTTTGTCGGGCTGATTCAGCCTATGCTTCCTTTCCATTGGTTGTGTCGGTGACAGAAGAACATGTCTGTCTTTCACGGGGAAATACAGGAAGGTCACTGAAGGACTAACACCACTCGGCCTGCTCCCTTCCTGCATGGCCTCAGCCCATATTAAAACTTAATACCACATTTAACCCACACCCCTAACCTGTAAAACACCTCCAGATTTGAGTCAGAAGTTCTTCTTTGTGAATGGAGGGGGAAGTAAGGTTAAAACCTAGTAAGGGCCCACATTAACTCTTCAGGGCAGGCATACCCACAACAGACAGGATCAAGTCCAAATTTGGAGCAGTCGAGTGGAAACAAGCTAGACTAGAAAAGGAGCAAGTCTGTGATCATTTTGCCTCCCTCCCCGTCAATGGCTTAGCAGCAATACAGACacactgttcttttaaaaataagagtgCAGCCACAAGTGCTGGTGGTTTCCTTTATTTATACCAGAAAATCTTTTCTCGTGAAACAAACAAAGAGTGTTTGTCTGACTCCTCTACAACTTCCCATGCCACAAAACATGTGGAAGGCTCTTTGAGCGCAAAAGGGTAGGGGCTGAAGCTAAAATTGCAGTCTCCAACCAGAGTAAGTCCATCCCAAATGAAAATCTGTCAGAGTTTGACATCTCAGAGCAAGCACAAAATGGCCAAAGACACAGAATCACCTCTTAGCCCACCCCCAAATCCGTAAGAGCTTTAGTAGAAGGAGCTGCAGAATTGTCCTTGTGGAAAAGAGGCATGTCACTGTCCCGTCTTGACACagcagaaactgaggcacagagagaggCCCTCCAAGGTCATACAGCAGGACAGAAGTACAGCCAAGTAATGCCACCAGTCCTGATTTCTAGCTCACATATGTATTTGCATTGCAGAACCAGGAATAGCACCAAGGCAAGAGCACTGAAGTCCCACCACTCACATCTCCCCCTGACCCAGCAGCCTTCTTGTGACAGGGAATTACATTCTGTTCAACTCTTCCTGTCCCCAGGAAGGTGGCTGGCCACAAAAAATGGCACAGATGAGTATACTACCTCTTTTACGCCAACAGCAGAGGGACTGGTTACCAAAGTAAGCCTCACAGCAGGCTCCATCTTGATCCCTCTGGAGTCACTGAACCTTCCtctgttgacttcagcaggagcAAGGGTCAAGCACAACACACGGCAGCCCGCCAGCAAATCACAAATGGATGCCCAAGCAAAATGGACACCTATCAACAGTGCAGCCTGCCACAAACCTCTGGCTACACACAGGCAGTCTGTCATACCAATAAAGTTACAGAAATTGAAATAGAGTGtgacaaaaaaaaagccaatctGGGCCCACACTGCTGGAGCCCTCTGCTGACCTCCAGCTGGAATAACTTGGGAGGTCACAACCTGCCAGGCCCCTGCAAGACCCGGCAAGGCGGTGAGTGGGCTGCTCCACTGAGAAGGTATGGGAAAAACATCAACAGCTCAGGATGGTCTTAAAGCAGCTGATGATCACCTCAGCCTGAAGGCTCCCCAGTCCACAGCACTTTTACCCCCTTCCGAACTGAGCACCGCGGAGGAAAAGCCAACCTGCCACAACATGCAGGGCAGCACcgggcagggagctggcaggaggCGCCCCTGACTGCCCCAGTGCTAACTGCTCTTCTGGCCTACACACAGAGGTACTTGCAAAGACCGAGGGGGCATGGGGCTCTGCCGCAGCCTGGCCCTTGGGCAGCCGGAGCTGCACAAAATCACAACGGCTGCAGAGGTGCCGCCACGTTTCCTCACCAGGCGATATCCCCACCTCTGCTCGACCGCCAGCGACAACCTGCGCAGGGCCTATCGGAGCATGCTGCTGTCCCCTGAACCCGCTGGCGCTGCTAGCTCAAGCCAGGGTAAAAGCGCCTGTTTTTCAAGCCTGGCTCTGTGCTTAGCAAGAGCGTCCTGGCCTGCCTGGGGGGGACTGGGGACTGCGGGGAGGGACAACTGGAAAATCAGCccaggctgctggggctgcttctccttttttttttttttttctccttttttctcccccggAGACCTGCTGCCTCGTGGTCCCAGCGGGGTCGGGGCGCTGCTTCGGCCTTTGTTCAGGGATCAGCCCTCGCCACCgagccgggcgccggggcaggcAGCAGCGATGACAAATTCGTTCCTACGGCACTGTGGCGAATCCCTAGGAAACTGTTCGCAGCTACGCAGCTCTTTGTGTgcgcatttatttatttatttatttatatacatgaacgcgtgtgtgtgtctgtgtgtgtgtgcacgggcGCACGCACGCAGTTTCCCAGAGTTGTGGGAAAGGCGCGGCGGGCTGGGCCGGCCCCGCAGCGCGCTCCGGCCCCACGGCGGCGGCCCCACGGCGGCGGCCCCacagcggcgcggggcgggggggcgcggggcggggggcgacgccgctgccgccgcgaaGGGGTTAATggcggcgcccccccgccccgccgcgccgccgccgccgccgccgccgcccgggaggGGGCGGTGTTGGCgctcggcggcggccggggccgcctccccccgcgccccccggccgccccctgctccccccggcccggcaggcGCTGAAAGGGAAGACGCCCAGCGCTTACCTTCATTGGGTTTCCGCTCCCCATCCCCCAGGGCAGGAGCAGCCTTCGACAACTGCAAAGATAACCGAAAATTAGTCAGAGCGCGGAGCCGCcacccggccccgggggcggttagggggctgggggcgg is drawn from Apteryx mantelli isolate bAptMan1 chromosome 3, bAptMan1.hap1, whole genome shotgun sequence and contains these coding sequences:
- the VEGFA gene encoding vascular endothelial growth factor A, long form isoform X4, encoding MNFLLTWIHWGLAALLYLHSAELSKAAPALGDGERKPNEVIKFLEVYERSFCRTIETLVDIFQEYPDEVEYIFKPSCVPLMRCAGCCGDEGLECVPVDVYNVTMEIMRIKPHQSQHIAHMSFLQHSKCDCRPKKDVKNKQEKCEKPRR